Proteins co-encoded in one Brassica rapa cultivar Chiifu-401-42 chromosome A02, CAAS_Brap_v3.01, whole genome shotgun sequence genomic window:
- the LOC103854928 gene encoding nuclear transport factor 2 isoform X3, with protein MAHSTSPGAEVVGRAFVEQYYHILHQSPGLVHRFYQDSSMLTRPDVTGSVTTVTTMQAINEKIMSLKYEDYTAEIETADAQESYERGVIVLVTGGLTGSDNVRKRFSQTFFLAPQDKGYFVLNDVFRFLEEKDVAAHNGTTRDVQAPVEPERVVVSHEAEVEPEPVASIEEDLDNVAEVYDPCEKDEGVVVDAEPIQPPPQLSHSEVPSVPQGDPPKHSYASILKLMNSSPAPARVVARNKPRPAPVSTNQRPTATPPAASEASGVENVQNSNNVDVEDDGHSIYVRNLPFDATPTQLEEVFKSFGAIKHEGIQIRSNKQQGFCFGFVEFETSSGKQSALEASPVTIGDRQVVLEEKKPNRGNSGGGGRGRYFGGRGGFRNESFKGGRGGGGGGGGGRGGYGRGEFSGRPKSSNTRSGGEGYQRGGGGGGRGGPRGGASS; from the exons ATGGCACATAGCACTTCCCCTGGTGCTGAGGTCGTTGGACGTGCCTTTGTGGAGCAGTACTATCACATCCTCCACCAATCGCCCGGTTTAGTTCACCGGTTCTATCAAGATTCTAGCATGTTAACCAGACCAGATGTTACCGGTTCTGTAACCACTGTCACAACTATGCAA GCGATCAACGAGAAGATTATGTCGTTGAAGTATGAAGACTACACGGCCGAGATAGAAACTGCTGATGCTCAGGAGTCTTATGAGAGAGGCGTTATTGTCTTGGTGACTGGAGGTTTAACCGGGAGTGATAACGTGAGGAAGAGGTTTAGTCAGACTTTTTTCTTGGCTCCACAAGACAAGGGTTACTTTGTCTTGAACGATGTGTTTAGGTTCCTTGAGGAGAAAGATGTGGCAGCACACAATGGAACCACCAGGGATGTTCAGGCACCTGTGGAGCCAG AACGTGTTGTTGTTAGTCATGAGGCTGAGGTGGAGCCTGAGCCAGTTGCTTCTATTGAGGAAGATCTTGACAATGTGGCGGAGGTGTATGATCCTTGTGAGAAAGATGAAGGTGTTGTTGTTGACGCTGAGCCTATTCAGCCTCCACCTCAATTAAGTCACAGTGAAGTCCCATCAGTGCCTCAAGGAGATCCTCCTAAGCATTCATATGCTTCTATT CTCAAACTGATGAATAGCAGTCCAGCACCAGCACGTGTTGTTGCTCGGAACAAGCCAAGACCAGCTCCGGTTAGTACTAATCAGAGACCAACTGCTACTCCTCCTGCAGCATCTGAAGCTTCAGGTGTGGAGAATGTTCAAAACAGTAACAATGTTGATGTGGAAG ATGATGGTCATTCGATTTATGTCCGAAACTTACCGTTTGACGCTACACCAACACAACTTGAAGAGGTGTTCAAGAGCTTTGGTGCTATCAAGCATGAAGGGATTCAAATCAGGAGCAATAAG CAGCAAGGTTTCTGTTTTGGTTTTGTGGAGTTTGAAACATCTAGCGGCAAGCAGAGTGCACTCGAG GCCTCGCCGGTTACAATTGGTGATCGGCAAGTTGTTTTAGAGGAGAAGAAACCAAACAGAG GCAACAGTGGAGGTGGTGGTAGGGGAAGGTACTTTGGAGGAAGAGGAGGTTTCAGAAACGAAAGTTTTAAAGGAGGacgtggtggtggaggaggaggaggaggaggaagaggaggttaTGGTAGAGGTGAGTTTTCTGGTAGACCAAAGAGC
- the LOC103854928 gene encoding nuclear transport factor 2 isoform X1: MAHSTSPGAEVVGRAFVEQYYHILHQSPGLVHRFYQDSSMLTRPDVTGSVTTVTTMQAINEKIMSLKYEDYTAEIETADAQESYERGVIVLVTGGLTGSDNVRKRFSQTFFLAPQDKGYFVLNDVFRFLEEKDVAAHNGTTRDVQAPVEPERVVVSHEAEVEPEPVASIEEDLDNVAEVYDPCEKDEGVVVDAEPIQPPPQLSHSEVPSVPQGDPPKHSYASILKLMNSSPAPARVVARNKPRPAPVSTNQRPTATPPAASEASGVENVQNSNNVDVEDDGHSIYVRNLPFDATPTQLEEVFKSFGAIKHEGIQIRSNKQQGFCFGFVEFETSSGKQSALEASPVTIGDRQVVLEEKKPNRGNSGGGGRGRYFGGRGGFRNESFKGGRGGGGGGGGGRGGYGRGEFSGRPKSSNTRSGGEGYQRVPQNGGGSGRGGGGGGRGGPRGGASS, translated from the exons ATGGCACATAGCACTTCCCCTGGTGCTGAGGTCGTTGGACGTGCCTTTGTGGAGCAGTACTATCACATCCTCCACCAATCGCCCGGTTTAGTTCACCGGTTCTATCAAGATTCTAGCATGTTAACCAGACCAGATGTTACCGGTTCTGTAACCACTGTCACAACTATGCAA GCGATCAACGAGAAGATTATGTCGTTGAAGTATGAAGACTACACGGCCGAGATAGAAACTGCTGATGCTCAGGAGTCTTATGAGAGAGGCGTTATTGTCTTGGTGACTGGAGGTTTAACCGGGAGTGATAACGTGAGGAAGAGGTTTAGTCAGACTTTTTTCTTGGCTCCACAAGACAAGGGTTACTTTGTCTTGAACGATGTGTTTAGGTTCCTTGAGGAGAAAGATGTGGCAGCACACAATGGAACCACCAGGGATGTTCAGGCACCTGTGGAGCCAG AACGTGTTGTTGTTAGTCATGAGGCTGAGGTGGAGCCTGAGCCAGTTGCTTCTATTGAGGAAGATCTTGACAATGTGGCGGAGGTGTATGATCCTTGTGAGAAAGATGAAGGTGTTGTTGTTGACGCTGAGCCTATTCAGCCTCCACCTCAATTAAGTCACAGTGAAGTCCCATCAGTGCCTCAAGGAGATCCTCCTAAGCATTCATATGCTTCTATT CTCAAACTGATGAATAGCAGTCCAGCACCAGCACGTGTTGTTGCTCGGAACAAGCCAAGACCAGCTCCGGTTAGTACTAATCAGAGACCAACTGCTACTCCTCCTGCAGCATCTGAAGCTTCAGGTGTGGAGAATGTTCAAAACAGTAACAATGTTGATGTGGAAG ATGATGGTCATTCGATTTATGTCCGAAACTTACCGTTTGACGCTACACCAACACAACTTGAAGAGGTGTTCAAGAGCTTTGGTGCTATCAAGCATGAAGGGATTCAAATCAGGAGCAATAAG CAGCAAGGTTTCTGTTTTGGTTTTGTGGAGTTTGAAACATCTAGCGGCAAGCAGAGTGCACTCGAG GCCTCGCCGGTTACAATTGGTGATCGGCAAGTTGTTTTAGAGGAGAAGAAACCAAACAGAG GCAACAGTGGAGGTGGTGGTAGGGGAAGGTACTTTGGAGGAAGAGGAGGTTTCAGAAACGAAAGTTTTAAAGGAGGacgtggtggtggaggaggaggaggaggaggaagaggaggttaTGGTAGAGGTGAGTTTTCTGGTAGACCAAAGAGC
- the LOC103854928 gene encoding nuclear transport factor 2 isoform X2: MAHSTSPGAEVVGRAFVEQYYHILHQSPGLVHRFYQDSSMLTRPDVTGSVTTVTTMQAINEKIMSLKYEDYTAEIETADAQESYERGVIVLVTGGLTGSDNVRKRFSQTFFLAPQDKGYFVLNDVFRFLEEKDVAAHNGTTRDVQAPVEPERVVVSHEAEVEPEPVASIEEDLDNVAEVYDPCEKDEGVVVDAEPIQPPPQLSHSEVPSVPQGDPPKHSYASILKLMNSSPAPARVVARNKPRPAPVSTNQRPTATPPAASEASGVENVQNSNNVDVEDDGHSIYVRNLPFDATPTQLEEVFKSFGAIKHEGIQIRSNKQGFCFGFVEFETSSGKQSALEASPVTIGDRQVVLEEKKPNRGNSGGGGRGRYFGGRGGFRNESFKGGRGGGGGGGGGRGGYGRGEFSGRPKSSNTRSGGEGYQRVPQNGGGSGRGGGGGGRGGPRGGASS, translated from the exons ATGGCACATAGCACTTCCCCTGGTGCTGAGGTCGTTGGACGTGCCTTTGTGGAGCAGTACTATCACATCCTCCACCAATCGCCCGGTTTAGTTCACCGGTTCTATCAAGATTCTAGCATGTTAACCAGACCAGATGTTACCGGTTCTGTAACCACTGTCACAACTATGCAA GCGATCAACGAGAAGATTATGTCGTTGAAGTATGAAGACTACACGGCCGAGATAGAAACTGCTGATGCTCAGGAGTCTTATGAGAGAGGCGTTATTGTCTTGGTGACTGGAGGTTTAACCGGGAGTGATAACGTGAGGAAGAGGTTTAGTCAGACTTTTTTCTTGGCTCCACAAGACAAGGGTTACTTTGTCTTGAACGATGTGTTTAGGTTCCTTGAGGAGAAAGATGTGGCAGCACACAATGGAACCACCAGGGATGTTCAGGCACCTGTGGAGCCAG AACGTGTTGTTGTTAGTCATGAGGCTGAGGTGGAGCCTGAGCCAGTTGCTTCTATTGAGGAAGATCTTGACAATGTGGCGGAGGTGTATGATCCTTGTGAGAAAGATGAAGGTGTTGTTGTTGACGCTGAGCCTATTCAGCCTCCACCTCAATTAAGTCACAGTGAAGTCCCATCAGTGCCTCAAGGAGATCCTCCTAAGCATTCATATGCTTCTATT CTCAAACTGATGAATAGCAGTCCAGCACCAGCACGTGTTGTTGCTCGGAACAAGCCAAGACCAGCTCCGGTTAGTACTAATCAGAGACCAACTGCTACTCCTCCTGCAGCATCTGAAGCTTCAGGTGTGGAGAATGTTCAAAACAGTAACAATGTTGATGTGGAAG ATGATGGTCATTCGATTTATGTCCGAAACTTACCGTTTGACGCTACACCAACACAACTTGAAGAGGTGTTCAAGAGCTTTGGTGCTATCAAGCATGAAGGGATTCAAATCAGGAGCAATAAG CAAGGTTTCTGTTTTGGTTTTGTGGAGTTTGAAACATCTAGCGGCAAGCAGAGTGCACTCGAG GCCTCGCCGGTTACAATTGGTGATCGGCAAGTTGTTTTAGAGGAGAAGAAACCAAACAGAG GCAACAGTGGAGGTGGTGGTAGGGGAAGGTACTTTGGAGGAAGAGGAGGTTTCAGAAACGAAAGTTTTAAAGGAGGacgtggtggtggaggaggaggaggaggaggaagaggaggttaTGGTAGAGGTGAGTTTTCTGGTAGACCAAAGAGC